The genomic stretch GAGGGGGTGTCCTCAAGCCTCTGGGTCGGGGCTGGGAGGGGGCACCGGAGGACTCCCCGGCATGAGACTGCATCCCTCCCCTGCAGCCCACTCCCTGGTGTGCTTCACCTGCCAGAATGTGCAAAGCAACTGGTATTGCCTGAAGCCGACCATCTGCTCCAACACTGACAGTTACTGTGTGACGGTCTCTGCATCCGCTGGCCTCAGTGAGTGCGGGTGCTGGGTGGCCAGGCTCACCCCCAAGCCCCCCGACCCCTCCTCCACTCACAGTCTCGTTTCTGGTGGCACAGAGAACGTGGTGGACTTGGGCTACTCCCTGTACAAGTTCTGCTCCCCGATCTGCGGCTCCACAAGCCTCAACTTCGGCGTGGCGTCCATGGATACGTCCTGCTGCCAGAGCTTCCTGTGCAACATCAGCGCGGCGGGCCGCGGGCCGCGGGCCAGCACCCTGGTGCTGGGCCTGGGGCTCCTGCTCAGCCTGCTGGTGGCTCTGCTGCGGTTTGGACCCTGACTGCCCAGCCCCGGCTCCCAAaactcaggaaggaaggaaagcccAGACCCAAGAGGATCTCAAAGCCGCCGCCTCTGACTCCTCACCCTGCTAGTCCCACCTTCTCAGCCCTGGGTCCCCACAGGCAGGCCTGGCCCCCTGTACCCACACCTGTCAGCTCCCCCTACCTCCAGGTCAGCCTTGCCACGGGGACCTGGGAACGGAGCCTGAGGATTCGGGAGTCAGAACCGAGTCCCAGGGACATGCTGAGAGGGGGCTCCTAATCCcaggccctccctgcccccaagtGCAGAAGATGTGCCGTGTAGACAGGTGTGTGGTCCATGTGCCCAGCTgggcgtgtgtgagtgtgtttgggggaggggtgggggtcagAAGCGTGTCTGGAGCCCCAAGCACCAGCACAGAGCCCCAGTCCCTGGTATCTCTGCACATGTCCTTGTATTTCACTCACTTAGAGGGTGGCCTTTGGGGAGACAGGGCTTCCCCTGTTCCCAGGTCTAGGctactgacccaggaatctgtTCCTGCCCCAGATCCCACAgctgcccaccccctccctccaccccacactCCTGCTGCTTCGCTGCCTCAAATAAACATGTTTCCACCTTTTCTGGCTCTGCTGTGGCCCTCAGCCTGAGACCACCCCTCCCGTCGGGGTCCTAGTGAGGGGGGCAGCAGAGCTCCAGAGCCTCAGGTGTAGAGGGGTCTGACGGTTCCCTGTGATGGGGCCCCACCCTGAAGCCCACTTGGAGGCCCTGGGGGAGCCGGGTCACCCAAGTTCACAGCTAGCTGCCCTCAGCTGGGTGGGATCATTTGATCCTCAGGACAGGACTGGAGTGGACAGGGAGACTGGGGCAAGGCAAGGGAGGTGGTAGCCCAGTTCTAGGTAGGAGGCAGGACCCTGCAAAGGGAGGGATGGGATTAGAAGGGAGGAGACAGCCCCGCACTTTCTGGGACTTGGGCAGGGCTATCTGGGCCAGTCGGGCTGCAAAGGACACACAGCATGGACGGGTGGGGGGAGGCACACAGGAGCTGAGTAAGGGGGAGCAAGGCCCCTGTCCCAAGGGCGTGTGGGAGGGACTCCCCTGCAGAAGGGTTGAGGTGCTGCTCCCTGGGCGGCAGCCCTCCCTGCTCATGCCTACTCCCCGGCAAGCCCCACTGTGGTCTTTGGCCAGCCTTGGACCTCCAGGGTCTGCAGTGGGGCCTGAGTTCTAAGCCAAGGGGATTCTTTGATTAGGCTGGTGGCCCAGGAGCAGTGGATCCAGGACTGCAGGGTGGCGGGAGTGAGCGCAGCAGAGCTTGGCCTGGGCCGGCCAGAAGCTCCTATGTGCTTGGGTCCAAAGTCCAAGGACCACTGTGCAGCAGGGCAGGGCAGTGGTCACTGCAGGGCTCGGATTCTGGCCCATGTCCTGGGCCCTGGTCACAGGGGCAGGTGAGCAGCTCAGCACAGACGGGCCCTATGACACCCACGAGGGCAGTGTCCTCGTTGCCACCAAGGAAGACTCCAGCCAACACTTGAGGTTGAGCACCAAGGCGATGATAGAGCTCCAGGGAAGGGCAGGAGGAGTCTGCCCTGAGAAATCGGGGTGGTCCAgcaggatggggaggggaaggagatcCAGGCCCAGCCTATGTATTGTGGAAGGATCTAGAAGCACGTTACAGCAGTCTGGTCGAGACTGGGGGATAAAAATATTGAGATTCATTTAGGGGTCAGACCAgcattaaaaaccaaaacaagaaacaaaggagaaaaaatcagAGCGTCCTCCAGGAATGCTGGTTACCCCTGGAGTCCTGAGCCCTAAAAGCAGAagctcaaggacttccctggtggttcagtggtggaGACTGCACAtgactgcaaggggcatgggtttgatccttggttggggaaccaagattccacatgctacgcGGTGcggcaaaaaaaaaagcaaaaccagaatACTGCTCCCCACGAGTCCAGTTCCACAAGGATTAAATTGCAGCCCATTGCAGCCATCCAATGGGGAGAACAGGAAGAAGCCTTCTGTGTTTTGGACGTGCGCCCCTAGATAGCTGAGATGTGGGTCTAAAGAAAAATTTCAATGAcccccaattcttgcatcttcccatacatcagttcagttcagtcgctcagtagtgtccgagtctttgcgaccccatgaatcacagcacaccaggcctgcctgtccatcaccaactcctggagttcacccagactcaagtccatcaagtcagtgatgccatccagccatcttatcctctgtcgtccccttctcctcctgcccccaatccctcccagcatcagagtcttccaatgagtcaactcttcacatgaggtggccaaagtactggagtttcagctttagcatcattccttccaaagaaatcccagggctgatctccttcagaatggactggttggatctccttgcagtccaagggactctcaagagtcttctccaacaccacagttcaaaagcatcaattcttcgggctcagccttcttcacagtccaactctcacatccatacatgaccactggaaaaaccatagccttgactagacggacctttgttggcaaagtaatgtctctgcttttgaatacgctatctaggttggtcataactttccttccaaggagtaagcgtcttttaatttcatggctgcagtcaccatctgcagtgattttggagcccaaaaaaataaagtctgacactgtttccactgtttccccatctatttcccatgaagtgatgggaccggatgccatgatcttcgttttctgaatgttgagctttaagccaactttttcactctccactttcactttcatcaagaggctttttagttcctctttactttctgccataagggtagtgtcatctgcatacctgaggttattgatatttctcccggcaatcttgattccagcttgtgctacttcccatacatagaaagcactaaaatcattaacatgAGATGTCTGTCTTTTGTGGTTAGCTGTAAGCTACCTGGtgcgaagagccgactcgttGGGGAggcccctaatgctgggaaagattgagggcaggaaaaggggatgacagaggacgagatggttggatggcatcaccgactcattggatgagctccaggagatagtgaaggacgggtgTGAGTGTCACAGGCAGGAAGTCCGGGGGCCTGGAGGAAATAGGCcccaagtgtcagacattttcatctctctcttaagcagcaggaggaaacaaaccacAAGTGTcaatttttcccttctctgtacaaaattaaaagggggtttatttttaaattctgtgttgccatgatgatACCTGGttccaactgaactgaacttttctcaaaccttgagctaaccaatgctttttcttatggaaatgttttccttaagctatgttaagctatgttaataaactatgtatttaccctagactctctTCGAGTCAGTTCcacctaagactcagaaccaaTAATgactca from Bos mutus isolate GX-2022 chromosome 14, NWIPB_WYAK_1.1, whole genome shotgun sequence encodes the following:
- the LY6E gene encoding lymphocyte antigen 6E, which encodes MKVFLPLLLAALLGVERAHSLVCFTCQNVQSNWYCLKPTICSNTDSYCVTVSASAGLKNVVDLGYSLYKFCSPICGSTSLNFGVASMDTSCCQSFLCNISAAGRGPRASTLVLGLGLLLSLLVALLRFGP